The genomic DNA CACCGCCACCATCCTCGGACTGTACCCGTTCTTCAGGAAGGGGTTGGCGGATCCCGAGCGCACGGTGGTGGAAGTGAAGGTGGGCTCCAGCGAGGGCGGCAATGCCGCCAGCGACGCCTCGCACCACCCGGAGCGCAGCGGCGCGGTACGTTCGTTCATGCCCACGATGCACCGCCACTGCGCGGAGATCTACCAGGAACTGGGCTTCGGCGAGGCCGTCCGCGTGTATTTCTCCGCCACCTCCATCGAGATGGTGCGGGGGGTCCTGGCGACCTGTCACCTGTTCCTGCGCGAGCCCCTGGAAGAGAAGGACGTGTGGAAGATCTACCGTGAGGCGTACGGCAAGGAGCCCTTCATCCGCATCGTCAAGGAAGCGGACGGCATCTACCGCTACCCCGAGCCCAAGCTGCTGAGCGGCACCAACTACTGCGACGTGGGCTTCCAGAAGGAAAAGGGCTCGGACCGGCTGGTGGTGATGAGCGCCCTGGACAACCTCATGAAGGGCGCCTCCGGGCAGGCGGTCCAGGCGTTCAACCTCATGAACGGTTTCGAGGAGACCTTGGGCCTCGAGTTCCCGGGGCTGCACCCGTAAGGCGGTCGAGGCCCATGTGCCGCCTGCTGTGCGTCAAGAACCGCGAGTCATTTGACATCGGCGAACGCCTGTCGGAGCTGGCCGAGATCGCCCGGAACAGCCCGGAGTACCAGGGGCACGGCTGGGGATGTGCCTACATTGTCGACGGAGCGTGGAAGATCTACCACGACATCAAGCCCATCTGGGAGGACGACCTGACCCGATTCGGCGCCACCACGCTGTTAGTGGGTCACGCCCGCAGCGCGTTCCGGGACGAGAACATCGTGGTGGAGAACAACATGCCGTTCTCGGATGACCGCTACGTGTTCGCGTTCAACGGCGAGCTGCGCGGCGTGCGCATATCCGCCGAGGGCCGCATCGGCGCGGAGAAGGTGTTCAATTTCGTCAAGCGCTTCGACAAGGGCGACATGGCCGCGGCCATGCGCAAGGGGATGGACGTCATCGTCCGCAGAACCCGCTACGTGCGCGCCATGAACATGATCATCGCGGACAGGGAGAACGTCTACGTGGGGTCGATGTACAACGAGGAGCCGGAATATTTCAGGCTGCGCGCGCAAGAGGACGCGGACGGTTTCGTGGTGAGTTCCGAGAGCGTGCCGGAGCAGGGGCCGTGGCGCATCATCCCCAACGACACGGTGGAGCACCTGCGATGATCCTGGTGAAGATCGGCGGCGGCGGCGACATCAACCTGCCCGGGATCGCCGAGGACTTGGCGGCGGTGTCCGACCCGTTCATCGTGGTGCACGGCGCCAACGCGGTGCGTGACGCCATCGCGGAGAAGCTCGGCAACCCCACCCAGGTGGTCACCTCGGTGTCGGGGTATACCAGCGTGCTCTCCGACAAGGCCGCGCTC from Deltaproteobacteria bacterium includes the following:
- the argC gene encoding N-acetyl-gamma-glutamyl-phosphate reductase, which translates into the protein MADKLKVSIVGASGYSGGELLRLLLAHPRVEVCEATSERFAGKFVSKAHPNLRKRTQLKFCRMDELKPCDLLFLCLPHGRAMERIDAFRALAPRIIDLSADFRLDDPGEYERWYGKAHARPDLMSKFVYGVPELHREEIRGASLVTGAGCNATATILGLYPFFRKGLADPERTVVEVKVGSSEGGNAASDASHHPERSGAVRSFMPTMHRHCAEIYQELGFGEAVRVYFSATSIEMVRGVLATCHLFLREPLEEKDVWKIYREAYGKEPFIRIVKEADGIYRYPEPKLLSGTNYCDVGFQKEKGSDRLVVMSALDNLMKGASGQAVQAFNLMNGFEETLGLEFPGLHP
- a CDS encoding class II glutamine amidotransferase gives rise to the protein MCRLLCVKNRESFDIGERLSELAEIARNSPEYQGHGWGCAYIVDGAWKIYHDIKPIWEDDLTRFGATTLLVGHARSAFRDENIVVENNMPFSDDRYVFAFNGELRGVRISAEGRIGAEKVFNFVKRFDKGDMAAAMRKGMDVIVRRTRYVRAMNMIIADRENVYVGSMYNEEPEYFRLRAQEDADGFVVSSESVPEQGPWRIIPNDTVEHLR